In Caretta caretta isolate rCarCar2 chromosome 4, rCarCar1.hap1, whole genome shotgun sequence, one genomic interval encodes:
- the LOC125636283 gene encoding charged multivesicular body protein 3 isoform X4 yields MGLFGKTPEKPPKELVNEWSLKMRKEMRVIDRQIRDIQREEEKVKRSVKDAAKKGQKDVCVVLAKEMIRSRKAVSKLYASKAHMNSVLMGMKNQLDAKMMIICTSRTLVSFVPLCWLHSKAFPCLLLAAVLRVAGSLQKSTEVMKAMQNLVKIPEIQATMRELSKEMMKAGIIEEMLEDTFENMEDQEEMEEEAELEIDKILFEITAGALGKAPSKVTDALPETEPIGAVGIADEEEEEDIEAMQSRLATLRS; encoded by the exons ATGGGTCTTTTCGGGAAAACGCCGGAGAAGCCGCCCAAGGAGCTG GTCAATGAATGGTCGCTGAAGATGAGGAAAGAAATGAGAGTAATTGATAGACAGATCAGAg ATATccaaagggaagaagaaaaggtaAAGCGGTCAGTAAAAGATGCTGCCAAAAAGGGTCAAAAAGACGTGTGTGTGGTTTTGGCAAAGGAAATGATCCGCTCTCGGAAGGCTGTGAGCAAACTCTATGCATCCAAAGCACACATGAACTCTGTGCTCATGGGGATGAAGAACCAGCTTG ATGCCAAAATGATGATAATCTGTACAAGCAGGACTCTCGTCAGTTTTGTTCCCCTCTGCTGGCTTCATTCTAAAGCCTTTCCATGCCTTCTCTTGGCAGCTGTCCTCAGGGTGGCAGGTTCGTTACAGAAGAGCACAGAGGTCATGAAAGCCATGCAAAATCTAGTAAAAATCCCTGAAATTCAGGCAACGATGAGGGAATTGTCCAAAGAAATGATGAAG GCTGGTATCATAGAAGAAATGTTAGaggatacttttgaaaatatggaagACCAAGAGGAAATGGAAGAGGAAGCAGAGCTGGAAATCGATAAAATCCTGTTTGAGATTACAGCTG GGGCATTGGGTAAAGCACCTAGCAAAGTTACAGATGCTCTTCCAGAAACTGAGCCCATAGGGGCTGTTGGTATAGCtgatgaagaagaggaagaggataTTGAAGCAATGCAGTCACGGTTAGCTACACTCCGTAGCTAG
- the LOC125636283 gene encoding charged multivesicular body protein 3 isoform X6 yields MGLFGKTPEKPPKELVNEWSLKMRKEMRVIDRQIRDIQREEEKVKRSVKDAAKKGQKDVCVVLAKEMIRSRKAVSKLYASKAHMNSVLMGMKNQLAVLRVAGSLQKSTEVMKAMQNLVKIPEIQATMRELSKEMMKAGIIEEMLEDTFENMEDQEEMEEEAELEIDKILFEITAGALGKAPSKVTDALPETEPIGAVGIADEEEEEDIEAMQSRLATLRS; encoded by the exons ATGGGTCTTTTCGGGAAAACGCCGGAGAAGCCGCCCAAGGAGCTG GTCAATGAATGGTCGCTGAAGATGAGGAAAGAAATGAGAGTAATTGATAGACAGATCAGAg ATATccaaagggaagaagaaaaggtaAAGCGGTCAGTAAAAGATGCTGCCAAAAAGGGTCAAAAAGACGTGTGTGTGGTTTTGGCAAAGGAAATGATCCGCTCTCGGAAGGCTGTGAGCAAACTCTATGCATCCAAAGCACACATGAACTCTGTGCTCATGGGGATGAAGAACCAGCTTG CTGTCCTCAGGGTGGCAGGTTCGTTACAGAAGAGCACAGAGGTCATGAAAGCCATGCAAAATCTAGTAAAAATCCCTGAAATTCAGGCAACGATGAGGGAATTGTCCAAAGAAATGATGAAG GCTGGTATCATAGAAGAAATGTTAGaggatacttttgaaaatatggaagACCAAGAGGAAATGGAAGAGGAAGCAGAGCTGGAAATCGATAAAATCCTGTTTGAGATTACAGCTG GGGCATTGGGTAAAGCACCTAGCAAAGTTACAGATGCTCTTCCAGAAACTGAGCCCATAGGGGCTGTTGGTATAGCtgatgaagaagaggaagaggataTTGAAGCAATGCAGTCACGGTTAGCTACACTCCGTAGCTAG